Genomic DNA from Lactuca sativa cultivar Salinas chromosome 8, Lsat_Salinas_v11, whole genome shotgun sequence:
GGTTTACCTCCATTCGTGGCATTGAACATCAAATTGATCTCATTCCGGGTGCCCCCTTACCAAACAAAGCAGCTTATTGTTGCAACCCGGAAGAAATTAGAGAATTACAACAACAAAGTAAAGAGCTCATGCAAATGGGTTATGTGTGTGAAAGTTTAATCGCGTGTGTCATTCCCTTTCTTTTAGTGCCAAAGAAGGATGGATATTAGAGAATGTGTATTGATAGCTGAGCCATGAACATCATCAACATCAAATATAGGTTTCCTATCCCTAGACTTGATGACATGATCGATGAATTACATGGGGCTGTTGTGTTTTCTAAAGTTGATCTAAGGAATGGGTATCATCATATCTGAATGAGAGAAGGTGATAAATTGAAGACGACATTCAAAACAACGCATGGATTGATGAATGGACTGTTATGCCATTTTGCTTAAGCAATGCTCCTAGCAGATTTATGGGGTTGATGAATGAGGTGTTAAAACCGTTTTTGGGCAGATTTGTGGTGGTATACTTAAATGATATTATGATCTATAGTAAAAGTAAAGAGAAGCATGTGAAACACTTGGAACAGATTTTTGAGACCCTTAGGGTACAAAAGCTTTATGGGAAACTCAAAAAATGTTCGTTTTTGGTAGACAAGGTGGTGTCAAAGGATGGAGTATTCGTCGATGAGTCTAAGATTGAAGCAATTAAATCTTTGCCAATTCCAACCAACATTTCTGAAGTGAGATCTTTTAATTGTCTTGCCTCTTTTTATAGGAGATTTATTCGTGATTTCAGCACTATTACGAGTCCTATTATGGTTTGTTTAAGAAAAGGTGCCTTTGGATGGGTGGAAGAGGCTCAATAGGCATTTGAAAAGGCAAAGGAGTTGTTGCGCAATGCCCTGGTGTTGGTACTTCCTGATTTTTCATAGCCTTCGGAAGTAGAATGTGATGCTAGTGGTGTGGGCATTCGTGCGGTGTTGATTCAAGGCAAGCGACCCATACCCTATTTTTCAGAAAAGTTGAAAGGTGCAAGGATGAATTATTACACGTATGAAAAATAATTTTGTGCAATTGTACATGCTTTTGACCATTGGAGTCATTTGTTACGTGCTACTCATTTTGTTTAGTATTCCGACCATGAATCTTTAAAGTACATAAATGGGCAAAAAAAAACTTAGTACACGGAATGCTAAGTGGTTGGAATTTCTCCAATCATTCCATTTCTCATCAAAGTACAAAGATGGGAAAAACAACGTGGTGGTTGACGCGTTGTCTAAACGATACAATTTGTTGGCTACTTTTGATGATTGTTTGTTGGGATTTGAAACCCTCAAGGATTATTATGCATCTAATCCAGATTTTGGagaaaactttttaaaatttgcaGGTGGTCCCATTGGGGAATACATGGTGCATAGTGTATTTTTATTTAAGGGCAATCGTCTTTGTGTGCGTAAACATGCCATAAGGGAGTTGTTGAGTCGAGAAGCatatggtggtggtttggcggggCACTTCAAGGTGGCAAAAACATTGGAGGTACTCCGTGAACATTTCTTTTGGCCAAAGATGATgggggatgtaaccaacatatTCACCAAGTGTGTGACGTGCCATATGACCAAGACTTCTATAACAACATaatttttcaaccaaaattttcagtTTTAACACAATAAAATTTGTATCATAATTCTCAAAACACTTATTTCTCAAATgtcaacaaaaggaaacacaattccagaatcataaaaacaatcctctgtcggtgtgtacaatcatgtcggtgccttgccacgatcctcggaactacctgaaacacataacacataacacagtaagcgtaaaagcttagtgagttcccaaaaataccaaacACAACACAATAGCCACTCAAGACTATAACTCAGttagaccctctggtcgatgtgtctcagtgagacCCTTTGGTCCCACAACTcatatggaccctccggtcccttaACTCAGCATCACAATATAATACTCATAAAGCATAACACAAGTAAATAGCAGGATATCTCATTACACAGTccatgcacataagaccctctggtcacacataaggtTTACCacacaaggtaagtatagtgagaagactcacctcgtaagctaatgAATGAAAATCTCGTAATCGGGATCGTGATCTCTACTCCCGGGTCTAGCTCCTGCCTATCACATCATAATTATTCCTAATTAATATTAGCCCTCAAGAAGCTGTACAAATCACTTCGAATAATCTCTCAAAAggagaaaagaccattttacccctccaatggtccaaatgtccaaatgttgaccaaaccctaaaagccaaCAAAATTCAACTCTAGTCACCGgcccaactttgaccagactcgtcgagtccacgcgTGTTCTCTGAATCCCCCTAAGGCCTAactcgactcggtgagttggccattcactcgacgggttacctcTGATCACGAAACATGAAGCAAcctgatccgactcgtcgagtccttccatggactcgatgagttttctCCACAGAAAtgctcaaacgaccttctgaggatAGATCtatttctctaacttatagatcttaccttctaacacccaaaagtcatgtaaaggtctgaacttggtatcacaccccaaaaccggaacagcggaaacattctggggttaATGATGTTATGTCAAGTAtgacaacatatgcagtatagtaatcaaagtacaacaaccattgcattaatagtgataattttacataggttacatttcataacaacatcaaagtaatacaagaaaTAATATAGATATAGCTCGGTACTAGGTTGTCTCCGCAAAAGCTctcgggatgtacctgtctatcgatgacctgagaatacaagtaaatttgaaagcgagtatcagcatttttataatgctggtgagtccataagtatttagtgtcatttgtataaatccacatttttattcaaaacaacTTTATGAAAGACGGTAATCTAGAATCTACAGTGTATTagcgttctttccagaaaatcctatattttctaaataaaagcattcttctaccaagacccgacaaatttatgttttaaagagtaattttcgcCAAAAATACTATCGTTACCAAAATACTATATTGAATTTAAAGGAATAACGAAAAGATCAtaagtaaaaatactaggggaaaataatatatatacctCAGCAGTAACATTGCTGACTAAAACaaagaaaacatagactccaggagagtatcgaatgaatgataggcctggctcagtctaacaaaaggaagcacagactccagacagtatcgaatgaacgatacagctagcaaagtctaaaacaaagcaTGAATGTGAACtagtatgtaaccatgctgatcgacaatagagtatccgatgaccctccaggtcatgcgtaga
This window encodes:
- the LOC111900994 gene encoding uncharacterized protein LOC111900994: MGKKKLSTRNAKWLEFLQSFHFSSKYKDGKNNVVVDALSKRYNLLATFDDCLLGFETLKDYYASNPDFGENFLKFAGGPIGEYMVHSVFLFKGNRLCVRKHAIRELLSREAYGGGLAGHFKVAKTLEVLREHFFWPKMMGDVTNIFTKCVTCHMTKTSITT